A window of Kiritimatiellia bacterium contains these coding sequences:
- a CDS encoding HEAT repeat domain-containing protein, translated as MKNPMDRQLEKKLSERAVAIGREGDVGSFSELLTLLHSSSANARRLAASALGKLAWMGVDQAAAVAALGPVAHNDPHTQTRQYAIKALKAYGAAAQSCLHDLRDMAQNPREKDYIQRDATAAALFIEEAVRIAAAAAEHHCQRCNAKVTADEYARSHQAFQRVFCDRCFDETFLERRNFETQVEINKTIQARDGTVVQSEGERRIADWLTAHGLAYRYDAKYRIIAEFQIRPDFYLPELDVYIEYWGLDTPQYKMSMYKKQTLYQQEGKRLISVYPKDLPGLDNLLTAKLKLFGFTP; from the coding sequence ATGAAGAACCCAATGGACCGGCAGCTTGAAAAAAAGCTGTCCGAGCGCGCCGTGGCCATCGGGCGGGAAGGCGATGTCGGCAGTTTCAGTGAGCTTCTGACCTTGCTGCATTCCTCCTCTGCCAATGCCCGGCGGCTGGCCGCCTCGGCGTTGGGCAAGCTGGCCTGGATGGGCGTGGACCAGGCGGCCGCGGTGGCCGCGCTCGGACCCGTGGCACACAACGACCCTCACACGCAAACCCGGCAATATGCCATCAAGGCGCTGAAGGCCTACGGCGCGGCGGCGCAAAGCTGCCTGCATGACCTGCGCGACATGGCCCAAAACCCGCGCGAAAAGGACTACATCCAGCGCGATGCCACCGCGGCCGCGTTGTTCATCGAGGAGGCGGTCCGCATTGCGGCGGCGGCCGCCGAACATCATTGTCAACGGTGCAACGCGAAGGTCACGGCCGATGAATACGCGCGGTCTCACCAGGCCTTTCAGCGCGTCTTTTGCGACCGGTGCTTCGACGAGACCTTCCTGGAGCGCCGCAACTTCGAGACGCAGGTCGAGATCAACAAGACCATCCAGGCCCGCGACGGCACCGTCGTGCAGTCCGAGGGCGAGCGGCGCATTGCCGATTGGCTGACCGCTCACGGCCTGGCCTATCGCTACGACGCGAAGTACCGCATCATTGCCGAGTTCCAAATCCGGCCGGACTTCTACCTGCCCGAACTGGACGTCTACATTGAATACTGGGGCCTCGACACGCCGCAGTACAAGATGAGCATGTACAAGAAACAAACGCTGTATCAGCAGGAAGGCAAACGGTTGATCTCGGTTTACCCCAAGGACCTGCCCGGCCTGGACAACCTCCTGACCGCCAAGCTCAAGCTCTTCGGCTTCACCCCTTGA
- a CDS encoding CBS domain-containing protein, giving the protein MKMKTAQDLMTHPVITATESMRVMEVIDQLLRWHISGMPVVDDAGRLIGMITEHDLLNFAFDGHAEEATVGEAMSRKIVSFPPETPMQDLVHTCVNQRIRRVPIVKDGKVVGIVSRRDVLREIQLMYGHD; this is encoded by the coding sequence ATGAAGATGAAAACAGCCCAGGATCTCATGACCCACCCGGTCATCACGGCCACCGAATCCATGCGCGTCATGGAAGTCATCGACCAGCTGCTGCGCTGGCACATCAGCGGGATGCCCGTCGTGGACGACGCAGGCCGGCTGATCGGCATGATCACGGAGCACGACCTGCTGAACTTCGCGTTCGACGGCCACGCCGAGGAGGCGACCGTGGGCGAGGCGATGAGCCGCAAGATCGTCTCGTTCCCGCCGGAGACGCCGATGCAGGACCTGGTCCACACCTGCGTGAACCAGCGCATCCGCCGCGTGCCGATCGTGAAGGACGGCAAGGTGGTCGGCATCGTCAGCCGGCGCGACGTCCTGCGCGAGATCCAGCTGATGTACGGGCACGACTGA
- a CDS encoding FAD/NAD(P)-binding protein — protein sequence MSQTLTTLPEKDIYLPEPADVVRAEPMTKMEMFFEFKLSGGRPLGHQPGQFAEIAIPGIGEAPISISSSPTYRDGFQMVVRNVGNVSAAMHRLTPGQKVGIRGPFGTHFPVDGAMKGQDLLFVCGGIGLVPVRSAIDYVLHHRKDYGRVTILFGTKTPADRLFVEDTKRWAAQPDTTYLETVDRGDENWKGNVGVITTLMPKVKVDPARTVAIICGPPIMYKFVILELDKMGIGKDRTYVSLERHMKCGVGKCGHCQINGLYVCQDGPVFRYTDVAEVREAI from the coding sequence ATGAGCCAGACCCTGACCACGCTGCCCGAGAAGGACATTTACCTGCCCGAGCCGGCGGACGTCGTCCGCGCCGAGCCGATGACGAAGATGGAGATGTTCTTCGAGTTCAAGCTCTCCGGCGGCCGGCCGCTGGGCCACCAGCCGGGCCAGTTCGCCGAGATCGCCATCCCGGGCATCGGCGAGGCGCCGATCTCGATCTCCTCGTCCCCGACCTACCGCGACGGGTTCCAGATGGTCGTGCGCAACGTCGGCAACGTGTCCGCGGCCATGCACCGCCTGACCCCGGGCCAGAAGGTCGGCATCCGCGGCCCGTTCGGAACGCACTTCCCGGTGGACGGCGCGATGAAGGGGCAGGACCTGCTGTTCGTCTGCGGCGGCATCGGCCTGGTGCCGGTCCGGTCGGCCATCGACTACGTCCTGCACCATCGCAAGGACTACGGCCGCGTGACGATCCTGTTCGGCACCAAGACCCCGGCGGACCGGCTGTTCGTCGAGGACACGAAGCGGTGGGCCGCGCAGCCGGACACCACCTACCTCGAGACCGTGGACCGCGGCGACGAGAACTGGAAGGGGAACGTGGGCGTCATCACGACGCTGATGCCGAAGGTCAAGGTGGACCCGGCCCGGACGGTCGCCATCATCTGCGGCCCGCCGATCATGTACAAGTTCGTGATCCTCGAGCTCGACAAGATGGGCATCGGGAAGGACCGGACCTACGTCTCGCTGGAGCGCCACATGAAATGCGGCGTCGGGAAGTGCGGGCACTGTCAGATCAACGGCCTGTACGTCTGCCAGGACGGGCCCGTGTTCCGCTATACCGACGTCGCCGAAGTACGGGAGGCCATCTGA
- a CDS encoding hydrogenase maturation protease: MKSEETPCIVIGLGNLLMSDEGIGVRLVERLAARAAEFQDVQFLDAGTSGMVALHAMAGKQKAVFVDCALMGEPPGTIRRFTPDQAASLKKMPGLSLHEGDLFGILELSKQLGECPPEVVIFGIQPDRIELEPQLSPTLAARLADYEAAVLAEIPCTNSP; the protein is encoded by the coding sequence ATGAAGTCAGAGGAAACACCTTGCATCGTCATCGGCCTCGGTAACCTGCTCATGTCCGATGAAGGCATCGGCGTGCGCCTGGTCGAGCGGCTGGCCGCACGGGCCGCCGAGTTCCAAGACGTTCAATTCCTCGACGCCGGCACGTCCGGAATGGTCGCGCTGCACGCGATGGCGGGAAAGCAAAAGGCCGTCTTCGTGGACTGCGCCCTGATGGGCGAGCCCCCCGGCACGATCCGGCGCTTCACGCCGGACCAGGCCGCCAGCCTGAAGAAGATGCCGGGGCTTTCGCTTCACGAGGGCGACCTGTTCGGCATCCTGGAGCTTTCGAAGCAACTGGGCGAATGTCCGCCCGAGGTCGTCATCTTCGGCATCCAGCCCGACCGAATCGAACTCGAGCCGCAACTCTCGCCTACGCTCGCCGCCCGTCTCGCCGACTACGAGGCGGCCGTCCTGGCGGAAATCCCATGCACGAACTCTCCATAG
- a CDS encoding 4Fe-4S dicluster domain-containing protein has translation MSIKKIGPAALERWVDGLIGRQQVIGVQAKGDKFAFAPLAAAAALRLDYDVAVTAPKAFLQPPCETLLRFSAKGYESVVDEAPLVLFGVHPYDAAAILQMDAVFAAGQPDIHYLKRRAKATLVIADVQHASAHVFAGCMNTAVLEEGGDVILTRINDEYLVESRSEKGAALMQPITGEPDAAEADLQLRKMTWEHNKKLLKRHELKVKPEDLPALLARSYDHPVWEEKSKRCFSCGSCNLVCPTCYCFNVRDDVNWDLQSGERVRTWDGCMLAEFALVAGGHNFRKKKPERYRHRYLRKGQYLFEQHRQIACVGCGRCIGACVSKIANPVEIYNRLAEGPR, from the coding sequence ATGAGCATAAAGAAGATAGGCCCCGCCGCCCTGGAACGCTGGGTGGACGGCCTGATCGGTCGGCAGCAGGTGATCGGCGTCCAGGCCAAGGGCGACAAGTTCGCCTTCGCCCCGCTGGCCGCGGCCGCCGCGCTGCGGCTGGACTACGACGTGGCCGTGACCGCGCCCAAGGCCTTCCTCCAGCCGCCCTGCGAGACCCTCCTTCGCTTCAGCGCGAAGGGCTACGAGAGCGTGGTGGACGAGGCGCCGCTCGTGCTCTTCGGCGTGCACCCGTACGACGCCGCCGCGATCCTCCAGATGGACGCGGTCTTCGCCGCGGGCCAGCCGGACATCCACTATCTCAAGCGCCGCGCGAAGGCCACGCTGGTCATCGCCGACGTGCAGCACGCCTCGGCCCACGTGTTCGCCGGCTGCATGAACACCGCGGTCCTCGAGGAGGGCGGCGACGTGATCCTCACCCGGATCAACGACGAGTACCTCGTGGAGAGCCGCTCGGAAAAAGGCGCCGCGTTGATGCAGCCGATCACGGGCGAGCCGGACGCCGCGGAGGCCGACCTGCAGCTCCGGAAGATGACCTGGGAGCACAACAAGAAGCTGCTCAAGCGCCACGAGTTGAAGGTCAAGCCGGAGGACCTCCCGGCGCTGCTGGCCCGCTCCTACGACCACCCGGTCTGGGAGGAGAAGTCGAAGCGCTGCTTCTCCTGCGGCTCGTGCAACCTCGTGTGCCCAACCTGCTACTGCTTCAACGTCCGCGACGACGTGAACTGGGACCTCCAAAGCGGCGAACGCGTCCGCACGTGGGACGGCTGCATGCTCGCCGAGTTCGCCCTCGTCGCCGGCGGCCACAACTTCCGGAAGAAGAAACCGGAGCGCTACCGCCACCGCTACCTGCGGAAGGGCCAGTACCTGTTCGAGCAGCACCGGCAGATCGCCTGCGTCGGCTGCGGCCGCTGCATCGGCGCCTGCGTGTCGAAGATCGCGAACCCGGTGGAAATCTACAACCGACTGGCGGAGGGACCGCGATGA
- a CDS encoding protein-L-isoaspartate(D-aspartate) O-methyltransferase, which translates to MPAKAIAMVELLKSYGVRDPEVLRAMEKVRRPQYIPEEYRGATDPYGDHPCPIGHGQTISQPFIVAYMTEKMAPWKGQRFLEIGTGSGYQAAILAELGAEVFTIEIIPELAEHARKALAAEGYPRVQVLAGDGYLGWPIHAPFDAVLVTCAPEEVPAALVEQLKDGGRMILPLGAAGAQRLVILRKKDGQVKVENDLPVRFVPMVHGR; encoded by the coding sequence ATGCCCGCCAAGGCCATCGCCATGGTCGAGTTGCTGAAAAGCTACGGCGTTCGCGATCCCGAGGTGCTCCGGGCGATGGAGAAGGTCCGTCGGCCGCAGTACATCCCGGAGGAATACCGGGGCGCGACGGACCCGTACGGCGACCATCCCTGTCCCATCGGCCACGGGCAGACCATTTCGCAGCCGTTCATCGTGGCCTACATGACGGAAAAGATGGCGCCGTGGAAGGGGCAGCGGTTCCTCGAGATCGGCACCGGGTCCGGCTACCAGGCGGCCATCCTGGCCGAACTCGGGGCCGAGGTCTTCACCATCGAGATCATTCCCGAACTGGCCGAGCATGCCCGGAAGGCCCTGGCCGCGGAAGGCTATCCGCGGGTGCAGGTGCTTGCCGGCGACGGCTACCTCGGCTGGCCGATCCACGCGCCCTTCGACGCCGTCCTCGTCACCTGCGCGCCCGAGGAGGTGCCGGCCGCGCTCGTCGAGCAGCTCAAGGACGGCGGCCGCATGATCCTGCCCCTCGGCGCCGCCGGCGCGCAGCGGCTGGTCATCCTCCGGAAGAAAGACGGCCAGGTGAAGGTCGAGAACGATCTGCCCGTCCGGTTCGTCCCCATGGTCCATGGCCGGTAG
- a CDS encoding Ni/Fe hydrogenase subunit alpha — MSKTIDIHVHHITRVEGHGNIVLRASDGRIEKLEWQVPEAPRFFEAMVRGRSFEDIQTIVSRICGICSVTHSFSAIKAIEDAMGIEVSDQTDKLRMLLHYSEQLESHSLHVGYLVAPDLLGQKSVVPLVASHPAVVKTVIKLHRTGNQWMEAIGGRMTHPVTIKPGGFASLPTEQYLRELKKTLEGIVPDLKTLAEVVLSLAPKLPAFDRDTEYIALVDPTHYSFYHGGIGSTDTKEITPVQQFESVVNEYVTAQSTAKWCKWHRDAFAVGALARFNLNAELLLPLAAATAKKLGLKKGCCNPYMNNVAQVVECVQITEHSIQIIDELLTKGLKPELPKVEPREGEGAGAVEAPRGILFHRYAFDKKGNCVRANCCIPTNQNHANIQKDFEALVPQIMDRPQEEIRLLLEMLVRAYDPCISCSTHYLNVEFV; from the coding sequence ATGAGCAAGACCATCGACATCCACGTCCACCACATCACCCGCGTCGAGGGGCACGGCAACATCGTGCTGCGCGCCTCCGACGGCCGTATCGAGAAGCTTGAGTGGCAGGTGCCCGAGGCGCCCCGCTTCTTCGAAGCCATGGTCCGCGGCCGCAGCTTCGAGGACATCCAGACCATCGTCAGCCGCATATGCGGCATCTGCTCCGTCACCCACTCGTTCTCGGCCATCAAGGCGATCGAGGACGCCATGGGCATCGAGGTCTCCGACCAGACGGACAAGCTCCGGATGCTCCTGCACTACTCCGAGCAGCTCGAGAGCCACAGCCTGCACGTCGGCTACCTCGTCGCGCCGGACCTGCTCGGCCAGAAGTCCGTCGTGCCGCTGGTCGCCAGCCACCCGGCCGTCGTCAAGACCGTGATCAAGCTCCACCGCACGGGCAACCAGTGGATGGAGGCGATCGGCGGGCGCATGACCCACCCCGTCACCATCAAGCCCGGCGGGTTCGCCAGCCTGCCGACCGAGCAGTACCTGCGGGAGCTGAAGAAGACCCTCGAAGGCATCGTTCCTGACCTCAAGACCCTCGCCGAGGTCGTCTTGAGCCTCGCGCCCAAGCTCCCGGCTTTCGACCGGGACACCGAGTACATCGCGCTCGTCGATCCGACGCACTACTCGTTCTACCATGGAGGCATCGGCAGCACGGACACGAAGGAAATCACGCCCGTGCAACAGTTCGAGTCCGTGGTGAACGAGTACGTCACGGCGCAGTCCACGGCCAAGTGGTGCAAGTGGCACCGCGACGCCTTCGCCGTCGGCGCGCTGGCCCGGTTCAACCTGAACGCCGAGTTGCTGCTGCCCCTGGCGGCGGCCACGGCGAAGAAGCTCGGCCTGAAGAAGGGCTGCTGCAATCCCTACATGAACAACGTCGCCCAGGTCGTCGAGTGCGTGCAGATCACGGAGCACAGCATCCAGATCATCGACGAACTGCTGACGAAGGGCCTCAAGCCCGAACTGCCGAAGGTGGAGCCCCGCGAGGGCGAAGGCGCCGGCGCGGTCGAGGCGCCGCGCGGCATCCTGTTCCACCGCTACGCCTTCGACAAGAAGGGTAACTGCGTCCGGGCCAACTGCTGCATCCCGACCAACCAGAACCACGCGAACATCCAGAAGGATTTCGAGGCCCTGGTCCCGCAGATCATGGACCGGCCGCAGGAGGAAATCCGGCTGCTCCTCGAGATGCTCGTGCGCGCTTACGACCCGTGCATCTCGTGCTCCACGCATTATTTGAACGTGGAGTTTGTGTAA
- a CDS encoding hydrogenase maturation nickel metallochaperone HypA gives MHELSIGQGIVQAVLAELAGRGLPPGALRAARIAVGALHQIVPDTLVFAYESLTQNTPAAGSKLVLRPVPVTARCKACGWQGALEVPLFLCGACQSGEIELITGMELHLESLEVDEHGDAEH, from the coding sequence ATGCACGAACTCTCCATAGGCCAGGGCATCGTCCAGGCGGTACTGGCCGAACTGGCCGGCCGCGGCCTGCCGCCCGGTGCCCTGCGCGCGGCCCGGATCGCCGTCGGCGCCCTGCACCAGATCGTGCCGGATACGCTGGTTTTTGCCTACGAGTCTCTGACGCAAAACACCCCCGCCGCCGGCTCGAAGCTCGTGCTCCGCCCGGTCCCGGTCACGGCGCGGTGCAAGGCCTGCGGCTGGCAGGGCGCGCTGGAGGTGCCCCTTTTTCTGTGCGGGGCTTGCCAATCGGGCGAAATCGAGTTGATTACGGGAATGGAACTGCACCTGGAAAGCCTGGAGGTCGACGAACATGGCGACGCAGAACATTAA